From the genome of Cryomorphaceae bacterium 1068:
ATCAATACTCCAATTGGAAAATGGGCAATAGTGCTACACGAGTTCTTATCGTCGACACCATCGGACTTCTGGGGAAGCTCTACCATTATGGTGAAGTGGCATATATCGGTGGTGGGTTTGGATCAGGAATTCACAACACACTGGAGGCAGCCGTTTATGGAATCCCCGTGGTTTTCGGGCCAAAACACGAAAAGTTCAGAGAAGCCAAAGGCCTAGTAACTGTCGGAGCTGCTTTTTCAGTTCACGACCAAAAGGATTTTAATCAGATCATGATTCAACTTTTGGAAGATGGTTCCTTTCGCCGAAAGGCAGGTCAGCAAGCCAAGAGTTATGTGGATTCCCAAGCAGGGGCTACCGAAAAGATTCTGAAGGAAATATTGAACTAGGCCGAGCGCCCGTATTTCGCCACCTTAATCCTGTCGCCGATAAAGGTTACCAGCATTCCCGCGATCAAAGCAATAGCACCAAACTTGGCCGCATTCATCGCCATGGGCTCGTCCATCTGCTTCACGTAAATGGCTACCAATCCCCATAACACGGCAAAACCGTAGATGTAATCATTTTGAGTGATGACCATAATGAGCGCCAGAGCAGCTGCTACAGCGATGGCAATCAGCGCAAAGAGGCCTTCGTTATTTACAAAAAACGGAAGATTGAATGAAGTCAGCACGACAGCAGCATTGACGACCGCCGCCAAACTCACCCAGCCGAAGTAAAGCCCGAAAGGCACGTGAAAAAAGTAGCGTTGAGTCGTACCGATGGATCTCTTGACGCGATAGAATATTTTGAAAATCGAAACCAGACTGATCAAAATTACAGCCATCAAAGCGAGCGAAAGCACGAGCCAATCGTTTTGGAATGCCACTAACCAGAGACAGTTAGCCACGACATTGATCATAAAATAAGGCCAAATCAATTTGTAGAACCGCACCTCTTTGCCTTTGAAGAATTGCCAAACGGCAAAAATCGCAAGGGTAAGATAAATGACTCCCCAGATGCTGAAGGCGTAACCTTCGGGGGTAATGAGCGTTGGGTATTTGGTGCTAATGTCGGCATTAGTCTGTCCGCCAAACGGGATAATGTTAGACAGAGCGTTGACTAAAATTAGGACGAAGACCCCAAAAATAAAGGTCACTCGCTTGATGATGTCGTAGGTGTAGGCGGTTCTCATATGTTAGGTCTCCCCTAAAAAGACTTCGATTTAAGTGTCAAATTGTTTTCTTTGAGGAGAATGCAAAGTTAGTCAACTCTACTCCCCTAGAAACAAAAGTAGTTATGAAAAAAACAAGAACTATTGGTCTTTCCCTACTTGTGGTTGCATTCATTGCTTTTTATTTTTTGCTCTACCCCAAGTTGGAAATAATGTCGGGCTACAATGCCAAGATCTTGTGCTCCTGCCTTTTCGTTTCTGAAATTGACGAAGAGCGAGCCACAGACATCGACCTTGGGTTCGGACCGCTTTGGCTGGCCTCGAGAGACATTGACTATGAGAATAAAGTGATCAGGACTTCGGTTTTTGGCCTTCACCCGAAGGTGGCTATTTACCGTGAAGGCTTGGGGTGTAGCCTGCTTCACGATCAGACAAAACCTACGGGCAGCTTGCCCGAAATGGGAATAAAAGACAAATCCGATTGGCCGATTCAGGCTTTTGCAGGAGAAGCCGATTTACAAGCCGTCTTGCAAAAAGCGTTTGATGCGCCCGGCGAAAACAAATTAAATACGCGAGCCGTGCTGGTGTTGAAAAACGGGATGATTGCAGGTGAGGCTTACGCGGATGGAATCACACCAACAACACCTCTTTTGGGATGGAGCATGGCGAAAAGCCTAACAGCTACTATGGCGGGAGTACTTGCCAAAGATGGTTATTGGTATCTGGATTCACCACTGCCTATCGAAGAATGGAAAGGGAGCCCGAGAGAAGATATAACGCTGGCAAATGCCTTGAATATGACAACCGGTATCGAATGGGAAGAAGAATACGGCTCCGTAAGCCCAGCCACAAAAATGCTCTACGGTTCGAACAATATGGGAGCTTCTGCAGCTGATTATCCCTTAGAGTTTGAACCAGGGGAATTTTGGGAATACTCTTCGGGAACGACCAATATCCTCTCCTACGCCATGGCTCAGGCTTTTGAGTCCCAACAAGAATACTTGGAATTCCCTTACGAACGAATTTTTAAACCACTCGGAGCCGAGACATTCGTGCTCGAAACAGATGCTTCAGGGCATTTCGTAGGTTCTTCATATGGATACGCCTCAGCCCGCGACTGGGCCAAGCTCGGGCAGCTATTCCTCAACGAAGGGAATATTTACGGCGAGCAAATAATCGATACGGCTTGGGTAGAATTTTGCAGTACGCCTGTGTCCGAAAGCGACGGAATCTACGGGGGTCAGTTTTGGTTCCCCCATGCGCGTGGTCAAGAAGGCTACCGCCCGACCGATTATGCCATGGATGGCTTTCAAGGTCAGATCGTCTCGATTCATCCAGAAGATGAGATGGTGATCGTCCGATTGGGAGTAGCATACGAGGAAAGTGATTTTGACTTTGGTAGCTGGGTGAAGGAAGTGAGAGAAGTGGTGAAGTAAAGCTTTGAACTTCTTACAGAGATAGCTAGAGTTAAGACCAAAAAAAACAGAGCTCGAAATGAACTCTGTTTTGGTACCCGGAGCGGGACTTGAACCCGCACGGCCGCAAGGGCCACAGGATTTTAAGTCCGGCGTGTCTACCAATTCCACCATCCGGGCGAATTGGGACGGCAAAGTTAAAATTTTTGGTGGCTTGGCAAGTGGATTGGAAAAAAGATTAAATGTGATTCATTTGTAGCGTCAAGGCATGCCTTGAAGCGTACAAATGAAAGTCATTTTTAAGGGGATTGGCCTTCGCTGCGGTGATCCCAA
Proteins encoded in this window:
- a CDS encoding tryptophan-rich sensory protein, with protein sequence MRTAYTYDIIKRVTFIFGVFVLILVNALSNIIPFGGQTNADISTKYPTLITPEGYAFSIWGVIYLTLAIFAVWQFFKGKEVRFYKLIWPYFMINVVANCLWLVAFQNDWLVLSLALMAVILISLVSIFKIFYRVKRSIGTTQRYFFHVPFGLYFGWVSLAAVVNAAVVLTSFNLPFFVNNEGLFALIAIAVAAALALIMVITQNDYIYGFAVLWGLVAIYVKQMDEPMAMNAAKFGAIALIAGMLVTFIGDRIKVAKYGRSA
- a CDS encoding serine hydrolase; translation: MKKTRTIGLSLLVVAFIAFYFLLYPKLEIMSGYNAKILCSCLFVSEIDEERATDIDLGFGPLWLASRDIDYENKVIRTSVFGLHPKVAIYREGLGCSLLHDQTKPTGSLPEMGIKDKSDWPIQAFAGEADLQAVLQKAFDAPGENKLNTRAVLVLKNGMIAGEAYADGITPTTPLLGWSMAKSLTATMAGVLAKDGYWYLDSPLPIEEWKGSPREDITLANALNMTTGIEWEEEYGSVSPATKMLYGSNNMGASAADYPLEFEPGEFWEYSSGTTNILSYAMAQAFESQQEYLEFPYERIFKPLGAETFVLETDASGHFVGSSYGYASARDWAKLGQLFLNEGNIYGEQIIDTAWVEFCSTPVSESDGIYGGQFWFPHARGQEGYRPTDYAMDGFQGQIVSIHPEDEMVIVRLGVAYEESDFDFGSWVKEVREVVK